Below is a window of Stygiolobus azoricus DNA.
CAATTATAAAGCGGGGAAAGGAATGGGTAATAAAGTTTTCACATTTAGTGATATTAGGATTCGTGAGGTTAAGGAGGAAGTATTATGTTTACTTAATAGAGAAGGGTGAAGGGGTCAGAGGAGGGATCGTTACATTGATTCCTTAGATAAGGTAATCGGAACTTAAGTGAAATTGGGGGGTGTAGGGTACAACACCTCATAAAGTGCCGCGGCCGGGATTTGAACCCGGGCCACAGGCTTGAGAGGCCTGCATACTATCGGCGCGTAGAGCTTGACCGGGCTATACTACCGCGGCATTTATATCTAATATTAACGACCTTAAAAGATTTACGTAAGGGAGATATCAGTTGTTTGTTTAAGCTTACCAGAGGAGAGCTGACGTGTTAAACCTTTTTTAAGGACGTTAAACCAAGCGGTTGATGGAGCTGTCACAGAATAGTGCTGAAAAGTCGTGTGCTGAGTTAAGCGACGGTTTTAGACATGAGCAAGAAAATTGCTTATTACATAACTAAAGTCATCATATCCTGGCTGGATTGAGTAAGTAAAGAGAGTAATGAGCCAGCTATCGTTCCTACCCATTAATTACCGTTAACGGCTAAGTCAACCGCGACCCTAACCCTAGCGGGGATTAACTCGTCAATGGCTGAGCTTATCGCACTGCATTCCCCGCCAATACCTAGTCCGGTCAATGTCCTAAATATTGCTATGCTTGTAAAATTCCACGATATCCCGCTTACTACTGTGCCTAATATGTAAGTGCCTAACGTTATCATGAACAGCCTTTTTCCTACCGTATAAATCCGTTAAATAACTGAGGATCATTGCACCGAGAACAGCGCCTATAAGATATACCATGCCGAGAAATGCGGCTTGAAAAAAGGTTTACTCCCTTTCCATTTTGATATTTCTTCTTGGTAATCACATAGTCGTAGTGAGATTTCTTTTCATGTTGGAAAAGAACTTGTTTTGTCTTTTTTAATAGAGAATACTCTCTTCATTGCTCAGTCTTCTTGTTAAGAATTAGCGGGACTAGATAGAATAGTAAAGCTATTATTGTAAAACCTAAAGCGAAGGCTAATAGTGTAGGCATCATTGATGGGTTTCCTCCTCCTATCACTATGGGAAAAGGTCCAAGGAATATTACTCCTGCAAAACCTGCACTGGTTGAAGAAACACTAGATGAGGAAACGTTAGCCGGTATTATCGCACTAGCCGCTATCAGTAGAACTCCAATAACTATTAAAGTCATTCCGATGATAAAAGCTTTCATATAATTATTTACATCAGTTGATTTTTTAACGGATTCTCTAATTTTTTTAGGATCGAAAAGTTTATAAATGTTTCTATCGTTAAACATCAAAGGGTTTTTAAATTTTTGTGTAATTGGTGGTGATTTAATGGTAGAAGAAAAGCAAGCTAATCCTCAACCTTCTTCCTCAATTTGTCCTCCTGACAAGATTATATTTGACGAGGAAAGAGGAGAGTACATCTGTACCGAAACTGGAGAGGTAATTGAAGAGAGGATAATTGATCAGGGTCCTGAATGGAGGGCTTTTACTCCAGAAGAAAAGGAGAAGAGAAGTAGGGTAGGGGGCCCTCTTAACCAGACAATACATGATATGGGTATATCTACTGTAATAGATTGGAAGGATAAAGACGC
It encodes the following:
- a CDS encoding MFS transporter, which codes for MITLGTYILGTVVSGISWNFTSIAIFRTLTGLGIGGECSAISSAIDELIPARVRVAVDLAVNGN
- a CDS encoding TIGR00304 family membrane protein, encoding MKAFIIGMTLIVIGVLLIAASAIIPANVSSSSVSSTSAGFAGVIFLGPFPIVIGGGNPSMMPTLLAFALGFTIIALLFYLVPLILNKKTEQ